AGTAAACCGTACTGCGTCATACCAATTTGCGCAGAACTTGAGCTAATTACCATCCCAGAGAACACGCCCAGCGCCAGAATCATAAACAGCAGCCAGAAGCGCAGATCTTTCAGCATGTGCCGATAGTCTTTATCCAGTGGCGAGGCTTTAATTCCTCCGCTATCTTTTGCTGGCGCGCTACGAATAAAGAACTGGACGATAAAAATAACCACCAGATAAACAATACCCAGATATAACAACGCCCGACTAACATCATGAGTTTGCGCCATAAAATATTCGGCCAGGCGGGTGCAAAGTAGCGTTCCGACGCCAACACCCGCCAGTACGATACCGCTGGCAAGACCGCGACGGTCAGGGAAAAATTTCAGAATATTATTAAGATTACCCGTAAAAGCCAGGCCCGATCCCAACCCGGCAATGACGCCGTAGGTTAAAAACAGCATGGGCAAATTATCCACAAACCCGGACAAGATAAAACCTAAAGAAAACAGGATACCGCCGATAACTATCGCCTGCTTTCCTTTACCATTGTCGATCATTCTCCCACCCCAAATCATCGGTAAAGGAATGATCCCCATGTTGATAGAGAATGCTAACGCCAGCGTAGCCGGATCCCAGTGATATTGCGCCATGAGTGGTGTTTTGAAATAGCTAAATGCGTAGACGCCCCCGAGCACAAAATTGATGCACACGTGAGCGGCAAGCATTCCCCAGCGGTTGATTGATGCCGACATAATTTTCCCTTTTTAAAATGCACTGATCACAGTTTAAAAAAAGCAAAATAGGCAAACAATTTGGTATTTTTTATAATCGTTATAACAAAACCCAATCGATTGGCATTAAATTTTAATGAATATCAAACAACTACATTCCTTCCTGATATTGTGTGATGAATTACATTATGGTCGGGCAGCCAGTCGCCTGTTTATCACTCAGCCATCATTAAGTCAGCAAATCAAACAACTTGAGTCATCACTTAAAACAATATTATTTAAGCGAAAAGGTAGAGGAATTAAATTAACAAAAGCAGGCATTATTTTGCAACGACACGCTAACAAAATAATGCTGGATTTAAAAAATGCCGAAAATGAACTTCTTCCCTATCAGGATCAACAGCGCGATACTATTTCAATCGGGGTGTCAGGCAGCTACCTGGTCCTGCCCGCTTTTCGCAACTTTATGGCGCACCATCCGGAAATATCTTTAAATGTTAAAGAGTTCTCAACTGAGCAAACCATTAAAAAGCTGACGGATAGCGCCGTTGATATTGGCATTGTTTATCGAACAGCGCTCCCTGCCCAGCTAAGCTCGACCATGCTGTTTGAAGATGAAATTATCGCTGCAATCCCACTTTCTCATCCTCTGGCGACACGCGAACGTCTGCATCTAAAAGATTTAAACGACCAGCCCATTATCGTGCTTAATGACTCTCTGCTATTAAGAGGGATCATCACCACAGAATTTAATAACCGCAAAGTCGTTCCTAACGTCATCTGCGAACTGGATAACCACTACTCATGCCTTGAGTATGCCGAAGCGCAGATTGGCATCGCATTTATTACCCGCTCGCTAACCCATTTATCGACACCCAAAAATGTTCGCCTGGTTTCACTGGGCATCCCCGCATTCTTTATTCCTGTCATGCTGGTGCACAGTAATGACCTTTCACTGGATAACGCAACCATCTGCCTGCTCAAGCAGATCAAAAATTTTTACACTGTAGATAACAAATCAGCGCCAGAAAAGAGCTGGCCCGAGCAGAAAATAGGCGTATAATGCCCGCCCGATTTGTGTTGTTTCTGAGAATTTCCTGATGGCGCTGTTAATCACCAAAAAATGTATCAACTGCGATATGTGCGAGCCGGAGTGCCCGAATGAGGCGATTTCAATGGGCGACAGCATTTATGAAATTAACAGCGACAAATGCACCGAGTGTGTAGGCCATTACGAAACGCCGACCTGTCAGAAAGTCTGCCCAATCCCCAATACGATTTTGCAGGATCCCGCCCATGTCGAAAGCGAAGAACAGTTGTGGGATAAGTTTGTTCTGATGCATCACGCAGATAAACTGTAAGCGGGTTAACGTATTTCCAACGCAACAATGTCTGATGGCGCTATGCTTATCAGGCCGACAATATATCGGCCTGTAGGTCAGATAACGTGTTTACGCCGCCATCCGGCAAATCTAACTTTCCAGAATGACCGTAGCGCAGGCGTAATGGCGTTCATCGGCCAACGTGACATGCATGTGCGCCACACCGAGTTTTTCCGCCAGCGTTAACGCCTCGCCCCACAGCCGCAAACGTGGTTTTCCCAGCTCATCGTTAAACACTTCGAACTGATTGAACGCCAGACCGTTGCGGATGCCGGTGCCAAAAGCTTTCGCTGCCGCCTCTTTGACCGCAAAACGCTTGGCGAGAAAACGCACCGGCTGCTGATGCGTCTCCCAGATAGCCCACTCGTTGTCACTGAGCACACGCCTTGCCAGACGTTCGCCGGAACGGGAGATCACTGCTTCAATGCGGGCAATCTCTACAATATCCGTTCCCAGGCCGAGAATCGCCATTAGCCGCGCGCTTCCAGCATCAAACGTTTCATTTCAGCCACCGCCTCTTTCAGCCCCGTCATCACTGCCCGACCAATAATGGCATGACCGATATTGAGCTCGTGCATTTCCGGCAGTGCGGCAATAGCTTTGACGTTATGGTAGGTCAGACCATGACCCGCATTTACTTTTAGCCCCAGACGGGCCGCCAGGGTCGCGGCGCTGGCAATACGCGCCAGCTCTTTTGCCTGTTCCGCATCGGTTTCTGCGTTGGCGTAGCAGCCGGTATGGATTTCGATAAACGGCGCGCCGACTTCCGCCGCCGCGTTGATTTGCGTTTCATCGGCATCGATAAAGAGCGAAACCTGGATGCCAGCCGCCGCCAGGCGCGCACAGGCATCACGCATTTTATCGCGCTGTCCGGCCACATCCAGACCGCCTTCGGTGGTGACTTCCTGGCGTTTTTCCGGCACCAGACAACAGAAATGCGGCCTGGTTTCTACGGCGATCGCCAGCATCTCTTCGGTCACCGCCATCTCCAGATTCATACGCGTATGCAGCGTCTGACGCAGAATGCGCACATCGCGATCGGTAATGTGGCGACGATCTTCGCGCAGGTGTACGGTAATGCCGTCCGCGCCTGCCTGTTCAGCAATAAACGCCGCCTGTACCGGATCCGGATAGTCGGTGCCGCGCGCATTACGTAACGTGGCAATGTGGTCAATATTGACGCCTAACAGTAATTCAGCCATGACAATCCTCGTTAATCTTTCTTCGTTTTTACTGTGCGTTTGGGCATAAATTGCCGGAACAGCTCCCGGCTTTTTAACGGTTTTCCCCCAAGATACGGCTTTAATGCCATACGGGTAAAGCGTTTAGCGGCACGCAGGGTATCTACATCCGGAAATTCCCGCGCCTCCAGCGCTTTCAGGTGCCGTCCGGTAAAGGTGTTGTTATCGATGACGACGCTGGCGAAAAAGCCTTTTTCTTCGCGGTAACGGTAGGTCATGGTGTCATCCACCCGTTCGCCGCTGCCTGCACAGTGGGTGAAATTGACGCCATACCCCAGATGACCCAGCAACGCCAGTTCGAAACGTCGCAACGCCGGTTCAGGCGAGCCGGTGGTTCCCGCCAGCGCCTGAATACAGTTCAGATAATCAAAAAAGAGTTCGGAGAAGCGCGTTTCATATTCCAGTACGCGAGAGAGGAGTTCGTTGATATACAGGCCGCTATAGAGCGTAATACCGCTTAACGGCAGCGCCAGAGAAACTGCCTCGGCGCTGCGCAGGGTTTTCACCTCGCCGCGTCCGCTGTAGCGTAACAATAACGGTGTAAAAGGCTGTAACGCGCCTTTCAAATTGGAACGTTTAGATCGCGCGCCTTTGGCGACAAGGCGCACTCGCCCCGATTCTTCCGTGAAGACGTCCAG
This DNA window, taken from Salmonella enterica subsp. enterica serovar Typhimurium str. LT2, encodes the following:
- the acpS gene encoding holo-[acyl-carrier-protein] synthase, subunit (CoA:apo-[acyl-carrier-protein] pantetheinephosphotransferase, phosphopanthetheinyltransferase; similar to E. coli CoA:apo-[acyl-carrier-protein] pantetheinephosphotransferase (AAC75616.1); Blastp hit to AAC75616.1 (126 aa), 94% identity in aa 1 - 126), coding for MAILGLGTDIVEIARIEAVISRSGERLARRVLSDNEWAIWETHQQPVRFLAKRFAVKEAAAKAFGTGIRNGLAFNQFEVFNDELGKPRLRLWGEALTLAEKLGVAHMHVTLADERHYACATVILES
- a CDS encoding putative permease (similar to E. coli putative resistance protein (AAC76571.1); Blastp hit to AAC76571.1 (402 aa), 28% identity in aa 10 - 399); protein product: MSASINRWGMLAAHVCINFVLGGVYAFSYFKTPLMAQYHWDPATLALAFSINMGIIPLPMIWGGRMIDNGKGKQAIVIGGILFSLGFILSGFVDNLPMLFLTYGVIAGLGSGLAFTGNLNNILKFFPDRRGLASGIVLAGVGVGTLLCTRLAEYFMAQTHDVSRALLYLGIVYLVVIFIVQFFIRSAPAKDSGGIKASPLDKDYRHMLKDLRFWLLFMILALGVFSGMVISSSSAQIGMTQYGLLSGALVVSLVSIFNSIGRLFWGGLTDKLGGYNTLVIVYLFTCVCMLLLLFFNGNTSVFYFSALGVGFAYAGILVIFPGLTSQNFGMRNQGLNYGFMYFGFAVGAVIAPYVTSAIAKYTGSYNTVFILTTVLLLIGVVLTLITKKYVATVLAKIH
- the recO gene encoding gap repair gene (DNA repair protein RECO (recombination protein O). (SW:RECO_SALTY)) codes for the protein MEGWQRAFVLHSRPWSETSLMLDVFTEESGRVRLVAKGARSKRSNLKGALQPFTPLLLRYSGRGEVKTLRSAEAVSLALPLSGITLYSGLYINELLSRVLEYETRFSELFFDYLNCIQALAGTTGSPEPALRRFELALLGHLGYGVNFTHCAGSGERVDDTMTYRYREEKGFFASVVIDNNTFTGRHLKALEAREFPDVDTLRAAKRFTRMALKPYLGGKPLKSRELFRQFMPKRTVKTKKD
- the yfhL gene encoding putative ferredoxin (similar to E. coli orf, hypothetical protein (AAC75615.1); Blastp hit to AAC75615.1 (86 aa), 94% identity in aa 1 - 86), whose translation is MALLITKKCINCDMCEPECPNEAISMGDSIYEINSDKCTECVGHYETPTCQKVCPIPNTILQDPAHVESEEQLWDKFVLMHHADKL
- a CDS encoding putative LysR family transcriptional regulator (similar to E. coli cyn operon positive regulator (AAC73441.1); Blastp hit to AAC73441.1 (299 aa), 30% identity in aa 4 - 229) — translated: MNIKQLHSFLILCDELHYGRAASRLFITQPSLSQQIKQLESSLKTILFKRKGRGIKLTKAGIILQRHANKIMLDLKNAENELLPYQDQQRDTISIGVSGSYLVLPAFRNFMAHHPEISLNVKEFSTEQTIKKLTDSAVDIGIVYRTALPAQLSSTMLFEDEIIAAIPLSHPLATRERLHLKDLNDQPIIVLNDSLLLRGIITTEFNNRKVVPNVICELDNHYSCLEYAEAQIGIAFITRSLTHLSTPKNVRLVSLGIPAFFIPVMLVHSNDLSLDNATICLLKQIKNFYTVDNKSAPEKSWPEQKIGV
- the pdxJ gene encoding carries out condensation and ring closure step after PdxA in pyridoxine biosynthesis (similar to E. coli pyridoxine biosynthesis (AAC75617.1); Blastp hit to AAC75617.1 (243 aa), 93% identity in aa 1 - 243), giving the protein MAELLLGVNIDHIATLRNARGTDYPDPVQAAFIAEQAGADGITVHLREDRRHITDRDVRILRQTLHTRMNLEMAVTEEMLAIAVETRPHFCCLVPEKRQEVTTEGGLDVAGQRDKMRDACARLAAAGIQVSLFIDADETQINAAAEVGAPFIEIHTGCYANAETDAEQAKELARIASAATLAARLGLKVNAGHGLTYHNVKAIAALPEMHELNIGHAIIGRAVMTGLKEAVAEMKRLMLEARG